A part of Ziziphus jujuba cultivar Dongzao chromosome 8, ASM3175591v1 genomic DNA contains:
- the LOC107413050 gene encoding uncharacterized protein LOC107413050, translating into MLKRIVLVLLIGLLAWAYQNIRPPPPKICGSPGGPPITAPRVKLRDGRHLAYKEHGVPREVAKYKIIYVHGFGSCRHNELIVSNMSPEVVQELGVYVVSIDRPGYGESDPDPNRTLKSLALDIEELADQLGLGSRFYVIGFSMGGQAVWGCLKYIPNRLAGATLVAPVVNYWWPSFPANLSTEAYYKQPAGDQWTLRVAHHIPWLIYWWNTQKYFPASSVIAQNLEIFSPQDLEILVKISGPQRENYKSQVKQQGEFESLHRDMMVGFGKWDFDPMDLENPFSNHEGSVHIWQGDDDRLVPVTLQRYIVNKLPWIHYHEIPRSGHMFPYLDGMSEAILKALVFGEK; encoded by the exons ATGTTGAAGAGAATTGTGTTAGTCTTGCTCATTGGGTTGCTGGCATGGGCATATCAGAACATCCGACCTCCGCCTCCTAAAATTTGTGGCTCCCCAGGTGGTCCACCCATCACAGCTCCTAGAGTGAAGCTGAGGGATGGAAGGCATTTGGCCTACAAGGAGCATGGTGTGCCAAGAGAAGTTGCCAAATATAAGATTATCTACGTTCATGGCTTCGGTTCTTGCAGACATAATGAGCTGATAGTATCAAACATGTCTCCG GAAGTTGTCCAAGAGCTAGGTGTTTATGTTGTGTCTATCGACAGACCCGGCTATGGAGAAAGTGATCCCGATCCTAACCGAACACTGAAGAGTTTGGCTTTAGATATAGAAGAGCTTGCTGATCAGTTGGGACTTGGATCCAGATTTTATGTGATTGGATTTTCTATGGGTGGCCAAGCTGTCTGGGGTTGCCTCAAATATATCCCTAATAG GCTAGCAGGAGCAACACTAGTTGCTCCTGTTGTGAACTACTGGTGGCCAAGTTTTCCTGCAAATTTGTCCACAGAGGCCTACTACAAACAACCAGCTGGGGATCAATGGACACTCCGGGTTGCTCACCATATACCATGGCTAATCTATTGGTGGAACACTCAGAAATATTTTCCAGCTTCCAGTGTTATAGCTCAAAACCTTGAAATTTTCTCACCTCAAGATTTAGAAATTCTTGTGAAGATTTCTGGTCCTCAGAGAGAGAATTACAAG TCTCAAGTGAAGCAGCAAGGAGAATTTGAATCCCTCCATCGAGATATGATGGTTGGATTTGGTAAATGGGATTTTGATCCCATGGATCTCGAGAATCCTTTCAGTAACCACGAAGGTTCTGTGCATATATGGCAGGGTGATGATGATAGGCTTGTGCCAGTTACACTGCAAAGGTACATTGTCAACAAACTTCCATGGATTCACTACCATGAGATACCACGTAGTGGACACATGTTTCCATATCTCGATGGCATGAGTGAAGCCATCTTAAAGGCTCTTGTATTTGGCGAGAAGTAG